ATGGATCTGGAATTGATTGTCCTGCACGCTGGGATGCGCGCCGATCAGCTCGACGAGATCGGCCAGAATCTGGTTGACGGCGACCGTGGCGTTGCCATCGGCCTGCTGACGCAGGAAGCTGAGATAGCGGCGGGAGATGTTGATGCAGTTGGTGACCTGGCGGGTGATGGTTTTCTGCCGGTCTTTGATATTGTCCAGGTCTTCGCCTTCCAGTCGCGTGGCCGTCCCGATGCGCTGGTTCATCAACTGGATGAAGCCGGAAATGACCGTGAGCGGGCCGTTGATGTCATGAATGATGCTCGCGTAAATTTCACCGCGGCTGCGGGTGATTTCCTCCATCATCTTCTGGTTCTGTAACTCCGCCTGCAGTTCCTGCAATTGGCGGCTGTTCCGGCTGATTTGCTCGGAGAGAGAGCGCCGTTCCATGGCATTGGCGACGGCCGTGCGGATGTCGGCAATGTCGAACGGCTTGTTCAGATAATCACACGCGCCGAGCCGGAGCGCCTGGCGGAGGGTGTCGGCCGTTTCGTACGCCGTCAGCAGGATCACTTCGATGTGCTGATCAATGGCTTTGAGGTGGCCCAACAACTCCACGCCGGACATGCCAAACATGCGGATGTCGCTGACGACCGCATCGACCTTGTTTTGCTTCACCATATCCATCGCGGTGTTGCCATCATTGGCGATCAGCAGGTGGTAATCGTCCTTGAACACCACGCGGAGCGATTGCCGCGGGCCTTCCTCGTCGTCCACGATCAGCAAGGTGCGTTTCGCGGGCAGGTCCGACGATTTAGAAGTGGTATCCGATGGAGAAGGTGAGCGCATGACTGATAAACTCGTAACGACCATCGGCCGATTCGCCGGTCAGGAAGTTGGGCGTGCTGCCCGTGACGTTGCGTTCCGGACCATAGGCCAGTTGGTAGGCGGCATCCCAGCGCCAATGTTCGTATTTGCGGCCCACGCCCAGGCTGAAAATGTGGCGGTTGGAGTCGGGGACGATCGGATTGAAATTTTTGTCGGGCACGCTGTTCTCGCTGAAGATGTAACCGGCACTGGCGTGCCAACCCTTCTCAAAATAACGGGTGACACCCCATTCGTAGAAAATGCTGGACTGCCAGTCGAAGGTCAGCGGCAGCGTGCCGGAAAATTTCTGTTTCAATTTCACGGTGTTGAGCCGATCCCAGTCCGTCCAGTCCACGTCAAATTCGAGGTTCCATTTCGGCGTTGGGCGGAACGATACGCCCGCGACAATATTTTGCGGGAACGGAAACCGGGCACTCGCAGCCTGTGAGCCGGAAGGAACGCCGAAGGCATCCGCGCCTTTGGTTGAGGAGCGGCCGCTGAAATCCATGGTCGTTTCGCTGCGGTAATTCGCGCCGAAGGAAAGTATTTCAATGGGTTTCCATAGAATCCCGGCATTGAAGCCCAGGTCCGTGTCGTCCCCGTGAAACCGGAATTGATCGCCCGGGTTCAGGGGAAACGGAATGATTCCCCGCCGCAGATCGGTGTCCGCATAGTTGAGCGTGGGACCAGCGGCGATGGAGAGCGTGGGGTGAATGCGCCAGGCCACAACCGGATTCAAGGTCAGGTAAGTGATGTTGCCCTTGGTGGCCAGCGTGCGGAACGGAGATTTGTCCGGCCATTCCAACGAAAGACCATACGGGGAATAAAATCCCAATCCGATCGAGATGGGACATTTCTCCAGCGCAAGGGTGTAATAGAACTGCGGCACGCCCTGGATTTCATCCTTCGTGCTCTGCGAGACACCATTGCCACGGTAGTCGGAGTTCAACAAAATACCGTACACGCCGAAACTCGCATTGTTGCCTTCGAGCTGGGTGATGCCCGCCGGGTTGTAGTAAATGGCGGAGGGATTATCCGCCGTCGCCGCAAACGCGTTGCCGCGCGCCGTGGCGGCCGGGTCTTGATCCGCGATGCGAATGCCGAGAGCCAACCCCCGAACGGGCGAAAGAATCGCCAGTGCCAACGCCAGTGAAGAGCATAACGACGCTTTAATTTTCATGGTGCAGTGCCCGTCTTATTTTTGCCGTTTAGGTCTTTTCGCAAGAAACTCCCCTTCTCACAAGCACAATTCTCTGACCCTTCAATCCCGGCGCCCCATGCGCCCCTCCACCTCGTCACCCCGCTCGAATCCAATCAAGAGGTTGACAGCGGCAGGGAAATCGTCACAAGGCCGGATTGTCCCGCGCGCGGATCCGCAATCTTAAGTTTGCCGCGATTGGTTTCGATGATTTTGCGGCTGACGGCCAGCCCCAGCCCCAACCCGACATTGCGCGTGGTAAAGAAGGGCTGCGGGACTTTGCGGGCGGCTTCCGGTGTGAAACCGCTCCCGCTGTCCTGGATTTCAATGTGCACCCAGCGCGTGCCGTCCACGTCGGTGTCCGCGTGCGTGCTGACTTTCACCTTGGGCATCGGCGGATTGGCCTGCACGGCGTTCAACATCACTTCGGCCAGCGCATGTTTCAGGCCAGCGCGATCCCCGGTGAGCGTGAACGACTGGCCGCCCGTTTCATATTGAAGATAGACGGTTTGTTCCTGATGATGCTTTTGCGCCTCACGAAATGCATCCTCAATCAACTGGGAGACGGCGATGGGGTCCGTCAACCCCGTCCGGTCTTGCGCAAGAAACAACATTTGCTGACCGAGCCGGGAAATGCGCTTCACCCCTTCGGTCAACGCAGTACTCAACGACGCGCGAAATTCCGGGTCGTCATATTTTTCAGCAAACAACTGCTGATGCGTCGAAAGTGGGACCACCGCATTGCCCACTTCGTGGGCCAGCCGCTCACCCATGGTTTTGATCATCCGCAAATTGCCGGCTTCGATTTCGAGCCGCTGCAGCCGCTCCGTCTGGGTGTAATCCTCCACCAGCAGGAGCGCGGCATCCGGCACGCCCCGATCTTGTTTTTGAAAAGGCGAAATGGTGATCTGATAAACGCGCTCCCCGCCTGTTGGCGGTCGGTATTTGAAGGGCGTGAGCGCCACGCCGGTTTTCAGCACTTCAAACACTTTGCTGCCGAGGGCCTGGGGCAGGTCGCTGAATTCCAGCGGCGCGGCGCCGCGCCCCGGTCGGGCAAAAGCATCGCGCGCGACGTGGTTGGCGTGGAGGATCGACAAATCCTTCGCCACGACGATGCAACCGGAGTTGAATTGACGGAGGATGTCCCCCATCATGGTGTGATTCGCGCTGAGCTGGTCGTGCAACCAGATGTTCTTGATGGCCATCCCCAGCCCCTCCAGCAGATAAAAAATCAGCGCCAGTTCCTCGTTGGTCAACGCCTCGCCGGTGACGCGACTGTCAAAAAAGGCCACGCCCATGATGGATTCACGGTCCAGGATGGGCAACGCCACCTCCGCCCCCAGCAACTCAAACTCCTGGCGCATTTGCGGGTCCTCCTGAACCGCCGGCGCCTCGCGTCGCAAAATGCGTCCCTGCCGGGAAACGCATCCGCCCACCCCCGCGTTGAGCGACAACGCAAAATGCTCCAGCAAATCCAAAGGCAAACCAATGGCGCAGGCCAGCCGCAGCCGGTGCGAATCTTCCCCTTCGTTTTTATGACTCAGTTCACCAGGTTGTTGACGCAGAAAAATGGCGGCCCGATTCACACCGATGATTTCCCGCAACAGCAGCAGAAATTGTTTCAAGAGCGCCTCGGCGCAAAGGCTGTGGGTCAGCACCGTGGAAAAATCGCGCAGCGCTTCCAGGGCCTTTTGGGGTTCCCGATCCGGCTCGCTGGGCTTCGACGGCTTCGGCTCGTGGAGCTGACGGGACGCGGCGGATCGCTCCAGCACGTGTCCGTTGGCTGGCCAAAGCCGGTCCAAAAAGGAATTGATCAGTCGCGCCCGTACCGGCTTGGCCAGCACTTGCGCCACGCCCAGCAGATAAGCCTCCTCTTCCCATTCCCATTGCCTGTCATCCGCGTAAACCACGATCGGGCATTCCGGCAAACAGCGGCGCAACGTTTCAATGATGCGAATGGGACGGATGCTCGTCAACTCCGCTTCCATCACGCAGCCATCCACCCGACCGTGACTGCGCAACAGGTCGGCCTCGCGCACTTCGGATTGGTGCACGATGCGATAGTGTTCCGGGTTGAGCACGGCCCGCAGGGCCTCCGCCAATCCCGGTTGTGGCGCCAATACGAGCAAAGTTCTCATGATGATGGTACGACCGCCCGGCCGGGTTTCCCGGCGGGTTTGTGATGCTGGCGGCTTGGCAAATCCACCAGGACAGTAGTGCCTTTATTTTCTTCGCTGGCAATGTTTAGATTTCCGCCGTGCAAGTGGACAATCTTGCGGCAGATGGCCAAGCCCAATCCAAAGCCGCGCTGTTCCCCCCCGCGATCCTTGGTGGTGAAGTACGGTCGGAAGATCAGCCGCAGGTGCTCGCGGCTGATGCCTTCGCCCGGGTCGATGATCTGCACGCGAAACCAATTACGGCCCACTTCCGTTTTGGCCAGACTCTGGATGCGCGTCTGAATCGTCGCCCCGACCGGTGAGGCATCGCAGGCGTTCACATACAGATTGCAAAGCAGGCGTTGAATGAGAACAGCGTCCATTTCCACTTCCACCGGCGGCAAGTCCTGGCAGTCGATCGTGATCCCTTTCTTTTTCAGTTGGGGCTGCACCAGTTCAACCGCCTTAAGGATCGTCAAGTCCAGCCGGCCGGGCATGAAGTGGGGCGTCATCGTATTGGAATAAAAAAGGGATTCCTTGACGTATTGCCGGATCGCTTCGACGTTGCGGGTCACGGCGGGCAGCAACTCGGTGGTACTCTCGTCCTTTAGCGGGCTTTCATTTGTCAGTTGCAAAAAAGTCCAGACCGGCGTGATCAGGTTGTTCAAATCATGCGCCATCCCCCGCGACATGCGCCCCAGCAGTTCCATTTCCTCGGAAATCAGTACCTTTTGTTTGAGCCGGATCTGGTTGATGATCAAGTTCAGATTCTTCACCAGTGAAGTCAGCAGGTGCAGATCATGCGGCGTGTAAGGTTCGCCGCTGGTCTTTTGTCCGATTAACAACAATCCGATGGGGTCTTCCTCGGAGAAAAATGGAAAACAGAATTCCGGTTCAAATCGTTTTAACTGCTGTTGCGCGGCTTTCACCAAGGCGGGGCTGCCGGGGTTCGAGAACGCCGGGTTCAAGGTCAGGTAATCGGCTTTGGTGATGTAAAAGAACTGGAAGACGGGAGCATCGCGTTGCAGGTCTTGCACCGGTCCCGGCGATTGTTCCGGAAACGAGCGCAGCAGAGAAAAGGCGCGCGCGGTCTCATCCAACAAAATAATCTGGTAACTTCGCATTCTCATCGTCAACACCAGCAAATCATGCAGGTCATCGAGCAAAAGCGTCGTATCCGAATACCAAGGCACCGATTGGATGAATCCATTGATCTTGTCGTGATATTCAAATCGGTCGCCAAGAATTCGCCGCTCCAAACGCTCTTCACCCTTGCCAAAGAAGCGCGGGAAAAAATATGCGGCCAAAACAATCGTGATGAAGAAAACCGCAAGGGAACCAATGAAGGTGGGATACTTGAAGTCCAGGCCCGGCAATTGTGAAGCGATGAACAATAAACTAAAGCCGAGAAGCAAAACAAATAGCAATCGTACCGACTGGGCGGCCAACCGACCCAAAGTGACGTGAATATCAAGCAACTGATGTTGCAACACGCTATAACCCACGAGAATTCCGTAAAAAATTGCAGCCGCGCTGCCACACGGGAAGATGTCCTTATGAATGAATGGATAGCGGTTGAACCCTAAGATCGGCAACGTGTCGTTCGTCCCAAAAACGATCAATGCGGCCACAGCAATGATCATGAAGGTCAGCCGCGTCTGGTGCAACGAAGGGAGATTTTTTCGCTTATGATACAGGGAGACCATCGCCATGATGGGAACGTTGTAGGTGCAGACAAATATCCAAAACACGGGGCCAGCTTTCGCATAATAAGCGTAACCAGCCCAACGCACGTCGCTCACGAAAAGACTCGTGAAATTGCTCAATGCGAAAAGAACGTGCAGGCCGTAAAGCCAGGGCATGAATCTTCTGACGGGAATCTGCGCAATGAGCCAACAGAGATGAGCCAGGCTGATCGGCAAAAAGATTACGCCGAACTGTAAAAACCTGGCCCAAAAAAGAGCATCCTGCGGATCCGAAACTCGAAACATAAAAAAAGTACCCGTGTTCCAGACCGCTAAAGACACGCCCCAAATAATATAAACCCAGCTCAACGTCGAACGGAGCCGCTGGCTGAATACAAAAAGGGTCAAGCCTAGATTAACAACCGCGGCGATCAGAGGAATTAATTCCGCGAACTTCATGCGCGTGCCGGAAATGCTCTAAGGATCAAACAGGAGTTTTTGCCACCGAAACCGCTGTTCAGATTCATCGCGGCCCTGATCGGGTAAGGCCGTGAGCGCTTGAGCACGTAATCCAGATCACAACCTTCAGCCGGCTCGGTCAAGTTTATGGTGGGCGGAATCTCTTGATGCTTCAAGGCGAGCGCACAGATGACTGTTTCGATGGCGCCAGCGGCGCCCAGCAAATGGCCAGTGACTGGCTTGGTGGAACTGACCGCGAGTCGTCGGGCGTGATCGCCGAACAGATGCTTGATGGCTTTGGTTTCCACCAGATCGTTGCTCTCGGTTGCCGTACCGTGGGCGTTTATGTAGTCAATTTCTGAGACGTCCATTCGCGCCCGGCGCAGCGCTTTTTCCATGGCCCGATACGTTCCAACACCGTCGGGATGGGGTGCCACTGAATGGTAGGCTTCACAACTCCGGCCGTGGCCTGCCACCTCCGCATAGATTTTTGCACCGCGCGCAATCGCATGCGAGAGTTCTTCCAGGACGAGAAACGCCGCCCCTTCACCCAGCAAAAATCCGTCCCGGTTGCGATCAAATGGTCGCATGGCCTGCTGTGGTTTGTCGTTCCGGCAGGTCATCACCCCCGTCACGCAAAAGACGGCCCAGAGTGCGGGCAGCATCGGCGCCTCCGTTCCGCCAGCGACCATGATATCCACCTCATCCTGCTGGATCATGTTGAAGGCGTAGCCAATGGCATCATTGCTGGAGGCGCTCCCGGAACAGTAAGTAATCGCGTGACCTCGGATGCCCAGTTCCAGCGCGATTTCTCCACTGCCACTGCCAGTATAACCGTTGATGAGTGAGAAAGCATTGATGGCCCGATAGCTTTTCTTGGTGAGCGACTCCTGTCCCTTGATCGTCGTTTCTGTTCCTCCCAGTGAAATGCCTTCCACAACCCCAAGCCGTTCCTGATCCAACTTCTCAAAATCGACGGCGGCATCTCTTACGGCCAGAATCGAAGCCGCTATGCCATATTGCGTTGAAAGATCCAACCGGTGCGATTTCTTCGCCTTCATATACACCCCCCCATCGAAATCCTGGATCTCCGCGCAAATCTTGTTGGGCATATCGCCCGGATCAAACCGGGTCAACCGTCTGGCTGCACTGTTGCCCTCACAAATGCTCTCCCAAAAAGTTTCGAGGCTGCTGCCATTGGGCGCGATCACGCCCATGCCCGTGATGACGACGCGTCGTTGAGTGTGGTTGAGGCTCATTTCATTCGCGGCCATTTGTACGGAAAGAGCGCCGGCGTGCGGAGCTGGTACTCCCGATAAGTTGCACCGAATTTTTCCACCAACGCCGCCTCTTCCAGTTTCAGTCGCAGCAGGAGTGCCGGCACAAAAATGACCGTGACCACTGCCAGCGTCATATAGGCCTGCAAGATCAAACTAGCCGAAAGCAATTCCAGCATCATCGAAAAATAGGTCGGATGCCGCACCCAGCGGAACGGCCCGGACTGCACAAATTCATGGTTCTCCCGGATTTCCACGTGCAGGCTCCAGAATTTTCCGAGCGCGGTGATCGCGCGGCGACGGAGCACAAACGAAAACACCGCACAAATCCAACCTGCCACAAAGGTCACCCAATACGCCTGCTGTCCGCGCGCAAGAAATTCCGTGATAGAACCCAACAGCATTACCGTGCCCGCCAGCATGAACAATCGAAGCGTCAAGCTCTCCTTCACCGGTCCAGCGATGGTCTTCCTTTTCTTCTTCAGTTCCACCATCCGGAACAGATAAATCGAGACAACCGAGGCTATGGGGACCAGCACTTTCAGTGTCAACATAGCATTTGTGCGTCAACATAAGGCTATTCGAGAAAAAGTCGCAACCACAATATTTGGGGTGATTGACTTGAATCAACCACCAATAGTTGTGGTAGCCGCTGAAGCCAAGAAATCTCTTTAGCGCGCCAATTGTCTCGTCGGACTTCCCCGCCCGCCTCGGTCAGCTCCACCCTCTGCGCCCACCGGTTGGGTTACGCTGCTTAATGATTAAACAAAAATTCTTTGCTGCTCAGTATCGCCCAATACAAATCCTCGACGCCGGTGCGCGGGTTGGATACTTCTGCGTCCGCGATGATTGTTGCAATCCGGGTTTTTTCCGCATCCGTCGGAAACCGCGACACGGTGCTCAGATAGGCTTCCTCAATAATGCCAGCCAGTGGCGTGTGGTTGGCGAGCAAGCGGGCGATTCGATTCTGCTTCGCTTCAAGTTTCTGGTTGATCGTGTCGCCATTGGAAAGGTGGAGCACCTGCGTCACACTCGGTTCGGCGGTCCGCTCGCACTCGCAAGTTTTTTCGCGATCAGGTCGGCCAAAGGATTTCAAGAAAAAGGAATCCGTCTGGGTATCGGGCAATTGGAGCGCGCGAAATCCGAACGGGTATTTCTCGCCCTCCTGTTTCTGATTGCGCCGGTCCACCGTGAACTGCGTCGGCACGTCGGTCACCTGTGAAATCGCATCCAGCGCCACCTCGGCCATCAAGCGCCGCGGGTAATAACGCGAGTAGAAGCGCGCATCGGCCGCGTTCTCCGGCAACGCGATGCTGCTTCGTTGATAAGCCTCCGATTGCAGGATGGCGCGCATCAGTGACTTGAGATCGAACTTCCGGTCCGCCAGATGCCGCGCCAGGGCGGAGAGGAGCTTTTCGTTGCTGGCCGGATTCGTGACGCGCAGATCATCGACCTTTTCCACCAGACCCACGCCCATGAAATTCGCCCAGATGCGATTGGCAATCGCGCGGCTGAAATACGGGTTGTCCCGCGACGTCAACCAGTCCGCCAGTGCGACCCGCCGGTCGTTTGGGTCGTCCAATCCAAGCGGTTTGCCGTCGAGCGGCGCGGGTGGTTGCGGACGGCCCGTCAAGGGTTGAACGAGATCGCCAGAATTCGCGGCAAATATAAAATTGTCGCCATCCGCAACCCCGCTCTTGGCCCGAACGCGCGCAAAAAGATTGGCCATCTGGTAGTACTGTTTGTTGGTCCACTTTTCCATCGGATGGTTATGGCATTTGGCGCAATTGATCGACATGCCCAGAAACGCCTGCGTCGTCGTTTCCGCCATCGCGCGCGGGTCATCGTGCAACACGTAAAAATTTCCCGCGCCGTTCTCCAGTGTGCTGCCTTGCGCGGTGATCAATTCGCGCGCGAACTTGTCCCACGGCGTGTTCGCCGCCACGTTGTTGCGAATCCAGTTGTAATAGGACCACATCGCGGCGGGCCGGAGTTGCTTGCTGCTGACCAGAAGCAAGTCCGACCATTTGTAAGTCCAGTAATCGACAAACTCCGGCCTTCGCGACAGCGACTCAATGAGCGCGTCGCGCTTCTTCGAGGATTTGTCCGCCAGAAACCTGCGCGTCTCCTGGGCCGACGGCAGAATGCCGATCGTATCCAGAAAGGCGCGGCGAATGAATTCCGAATCACTGCAACGCGGCGACGGCGGCAGGCTCAAGCTTCTTAGTTTTTCGAGCACCAACTCATCGATGAAATTTCGCCGGGCGGCCTTGGCGAAAACTTTGTTGGCAATTCGATTGGTGTAAGGCGCCGTAACCGTGGCGATGGCAATGCGGCTGAGATACCACCCGGTAATTGCTCCCTCGCCAAACCCAATCACCTTTACGTTGCCGGTCTCGTCCACGTCACATACCGATGCGTTGGCAGAAGAGTATTTCACCCAATGGGTGACATCCTCACTGCGGCCGTCACTGAACCAGGCGCGCACGCTCAACTTCTGGTTCACGCCGGGACTGAGAAAAACATGCTCCGGCAAAATCTCAATATGGTCGATGCGCGCTTCGTCCGGCTTCGGCCCGGGCGTGCCTGCGGCAATCCATTCAGACAACACGCGATAATCGAGCGAGCCAACTTCAAATCGTTTCCCACCTTTGTGCGGGACGGCGCCGGTTGGTTTCAGCAGCATCAAGCTGCGACCCGGATCACTGGGAACAATGCGCCTCCCCAACGCCTGATGAGTGAGCGCCAGAAAATCACCCTCATCATCGAAACCGCGCAGGGAAAGTTTGAAGCCGTTTTGTCCAGCGGCCGCACCGTGACACGCACCCGCGCTGCACCCCGCCTTGGCCAGCACCGGCTGCACGTGATTTCGGAAGCTCCACTCAAACGGTTTCTCCATGTTCTCCACTGTCACCTGCGCCAAGACGGTTTGCCCGCCCGCCCTGACTCGAATCGTAGCGACACCGTTTCGTACGGGCAACGCCACGTCATCCTTGACGGACACAACATTGGTGTCACTCGAACTGAAAGTGAGGTCGTTCGTAACCTGTCCCACATAACGATTGTCACGAAATTGTTCCACCAAGAGTGTTTGCTGAGCGGCCGCACCGCTCAGTTTGAATTGGGCGGGGAGAATGATGATGGACTCTTTGGCTTGAACGTGTCCCGCTACAGCCAGAGCCACCATCAACAACCAACGCAACCTGACGAGCGTCGTCGCTCTGAAAAAGTGCTTCGGACTCTTCGCGTGCGTCGCGGCCATATCAAAACAACTCCCGGATTGGCTGCGTACCATAATCCACCAGCGCAAACGGACGACCCTGCGGGCCGGGCAGGTGAGTCTCCAGATTCAACCCGAGGCTGTGAAAAACCGTGGCGACCACTTCCGACGACGACACCGGTCGCTCCACTGGATAGCCGCCAATTTCATCGCTCTTGCCAATCACGCGCCCGCCTTTGACGCCGCCGCCAGCGAAATAACTTGTCCAGCATTGCGGCCAATGATCGCGCCCGCCCGCTGGATTGATCTTGGGCGTGCGACCAAACTCGGCCAGGTTGCAAACGAACGTATTGTCGAGCATCCCGCGTTGGACGAGGTCTTCGATCAGCGCGCTGTAACCCTGGTCATACATTGGCGCGACGATGTCTTTCATCCCGGCAATCGAGGTAAACGGCTTCGAACCGTGAATGTCCCACGAAATCTCGTCGAAGACGGTGATGAAAGTGTTGATGGTCACAAAACGCACGCCGGCCTCGATCAACCGACGCGCCAGCAGACAACATTGGCCAAAGCGCGTCATCCCGTACCGTTCGCGAACCTTTTCTGGCTCCTTCGACAAATCAAATGCTTCGCGCGCCTTGACGCTCGTCATCAAGCGATACGCCGACGCAAAATTCGCGTCCATCAACTTCGCCGTCTCGCTTGCTTCGAAAGTCTTGACCTGGTCATCCACAATTTGCCGCAATTCCCGGCGCCGCTGGAGACGGACCTCGCCAATTTCCGTCGGCGGCAATAAATCCGGTACTTTGAAATTCGGCTTGGACGGATCGGCCATCAGCGCGAACGGATCGTAGGCTTTGCCAAGAAAACCGGCGTCCTGTCCGTGCGGCAGGTTGCCGCCGGTCGGCCCCATCAATTCGGGCAGGAGGACGTGCGCAGGCAGTTCGTTGCGCCGGCCCTTGAGATATTCCAACACACAACCGGCGTGCGGCGTGTTGACGCCGCCGGTGAAAAGCCGGCCCGTTTGCATCATCTGATGTCCCGTGTCGTGGACGGCCGCCGCCGTGTGGTGGCAAGTGCGAACGAGCGAAAACTTGTCCGCCACTTTGGCGTGCAACGGGAAAATTTCGGAGATCTGAATGTCCGGGTTGTTGGTCTTGATCGGCTTGAACGGGCCGCGGATTTCGCGTGGCGCGTCCGGTTTCATGTCCCACGTATCCAACTGGCTCGGTGCGCCGAGATTGAAAATCATGATGACAGACTTCTCATCGTTGCCTTTCTCCACCGCGCCCATCGCCTGCAACGCGGCGAAATTCGACAAGGTCAGACCGATGGCGCCGAGCGCGCCGACCTGAAGAAAGTCGCGCCGCGTAATCCCGTCGCACGTCGTGACCGAACCATTGCCCGTCACTTTAAGCATGATGTCCTGTTCTGTTCGCGGTTAGGGACATGATTTTACGCGCTAAATATAGGCGGGCAACCTCCTTGCTGTAAATATATTTTAGAGTGCGTTGGGAGTCGTTTGACCGCCCGAAATTTTTCCCTGTCAACTCCTGGTTCTGTGGGTATTCTCCCGGCACTTCGTCAAGACGCCATGAAAGACCAGTCGATGAATCGACGGAAATTCCTTCGCACAACCGCCCTGGCTGCGACTGCAACCGCCGCTCTTGATCGGGCCATCACTCGCGCCGCACAGAAAACCAGCGGTGCCCACTGGCCCATCGGTTGTATGAACCGGCCGTGGTCCAAATGGACCCACAACGTTGGCTTTGAAGGCATCAAAGCCGCCGGTTACAGACTACTCGGCTTGATTTCCCACTCCCAAAATGAGCCCCTCATTACTACCAGCGCAACACCGGAGTACCTGGACACGCTGAAAAGGCAATTCGCCGCACTCGGCTTAAAGGCC
The Verrucomicrobiota bacterium DNA segment above includes these coding regions:
- a CDS encoding PAS domain-containing protein, whose translation is MRTLLVLAPQPGLAEALRAVLNPEHYRIVHQSEVREADLLRSHGRVDGCVMEAELTSIRPIRIIETLRRCLPECPIVVYADDRQWEWEEEAYLLGVAQVLAKPVRARLINSFLDRLWPANGHVLERSAASRQLHEPKPSKPSEPDREPQKALEALRDFSTVLTHSLCAEALLKQFLLLLREIIGVNRAAIFLRQQPGELSHKNEGEDSHRLRLACAIGLPLDLLEHFALSLNAGVGGCVSRQGRILRREAPAVQEDPQMRQEFELLGAEVALPILDRESIMGVAFFDSRVTGEALTNEELALIFYLLEGLGMAIKNIWLHDQLSANHTMMGDILRQFNSGCIVVAKDLSILHANHVARDAFARPGRGAAPLEFSDLPQALGSKVFEVLKTGVALTPFKYRPPTGGERVYQITISPFQKQDRGVPDAALLLVEDYTQTERLQRLEIEAGNLRMIKTMGERLAHEVGNAVVPLSTHQQLFAEKYDDPEFRASLSTALTEGVKRISRLGQQMLFLAQDRTGLTDPIAVSQLIEDAFREAQKHHQEQTVYLQYETGGQSFTLTGDRAGLKHALAEVMLNAVQANPPMPKVKVSTHADTDVDGTRWVHIEIQDSGSGFTPEAARKVPQPFFTTRNVGLGLGLAVSRKIIETNRGKLKIADPRAGQSGLVTISLPLSTS
- a CDS encoding isoprenylcysteine carboxylmethyltransferase family protein yields the protein MLTLKVLVPIASVVSIYLFRMVELKKKRKTIAGPVKESLTLRLFMLAGTVMLLGSITEFLARGQQAYWVTFVAGWICAVFSFVLRRRAITALGKFWSLHVEIRENHEFVQSGPFRWVRHPTYFSMMLELLSASLILQAYMTLAVVTVIFVPALLLRLKLEEAALVEKFGATYREYQLRTPALFPYKWPRMK
- a CDS encoding outer membrane protein transport protein, which gives rise to MKIKASLCSSLALALAILSPVRGLALGIRIADQDPAATARGNAFAATADNPSAIYYNPAGITQLEGNNASFGVYGILLNSDYRGNGVSQSTKDEIQGVPQFYYTLALEKCPISIGLGFYSPYGLSLEWPDKSPFRTLATKGNITYLTLNPVVAWRIHPTLSIAAGPTLNYADTDLRRGIIPFPLNPGDQFRFHGDDTDLGFNAGILWKPIEILSFGANYRSETTMDFSGRSSTKGADAFGVPSGSQAASARFPFPQNIVAGVSFRPTPKWNLEFDVDWTDWDRLNTVKLKQKFSGTLPLTFDWQSSIFYEWGVTRYFEKGWHASAGYIFSENSVPDKNFNPIVPDSNRHIFSLGVGRKYEHWRWDAAYQLAYGPERNVTGSTPNFLTGESADGRYEFISHALTFSIGYHF
- a CDS encoding DUF1553 domain-containing protein, with product MVALAVAGHVQAKESIIILPAQFKLSGAAAQQTLLVEQFRDNRYVGQVTNDLTFSSSDTNVVSVKDDVALPVRNGVATIRVRAGGQTVLAQVTVENMEKPFEWSFRNHVQPVLAKAGCSAGACHGAAAGQNGFKLSLRGFDDEGDFLALTHQALGRRIVPSDPGRSLMLLKPTGAVPHKGGKRFEVGSLDYRVLSEWIAAGTPGPKPDEARIDHIEILPEHVFLSPGVNQKLSVRAWFSDGRSEDVTHWVKYSSANASVCDVDETGNVKVIGFGEGAITGWYLSRIAIATVTAPYTNRIANKVFAKAARRNFIDELVLEKLRSLSLPPSPRCSDSEFIRRAFLDTIGILPSAQETRRFLADKSSKKRDALIESLSRRPEFVDYWTYKWSDLLLVSSKQLRPAAMWSYYNWIRNNVAANTPWDKFARELITAQGSTLENGAGNFYVLHDDPRAMAETTTQAFLGMSINCAKCHNHPMEKWTNKQYYQMANLFARVRAKSGVADGDNFIFAANSGDLVQPLTGRPQPPAPLDGKPLGLDDPNDRRVALADWLTSRDNPYFSRAIANRIWANFMGVGLVEKVDDLRVTNPASNEKLLSALARHLADRKFDLKSLMRAILQSEAYQRSSIALPENAADARFYSRYYPRRLMAEVALDAISQVTDVPTQFTVDRRNQKQEGEKYPFGFRALQLPDTQTDSFFLKSFGRPDREKTCECERTAEPSVTQVLHLSNGDTINQKLEAKQNRIARLLANHTPLAGIIEEAYLSTVSRFPTDAEKTRIATIIADAEVSNPRTGVEDLYWAILSSKEFLFNH
- a CDS encoding beta-ketoacyl-[acyl-carrier-protein] synthase family protein; the encoded protein is MSLNHTQRRVVITGMGVIAPNGSSLETFWESICEGNSAARRLTRFDPGDMPNKICAEIQDFDGGVYMKAKKSHRLDLSTQYGIAASILAVRDAAVDFEKLDQERLGVVEGISLGGTETTIKGQESLTKKSYRAINAFSLINGYTGSGSGEIALELGIRGHAITYCSGSASSNDAIGYAFNMIQQDEVDIMVAGGTEAPMLPALWAVFCVTGVMTCRNDKPQQAMRPFDRNRDGFLLGEGAAFLVLEELSHAIARGAKIYAEVAGHGRSCEAYHSVAPHPDGVGTYRAMEKALRRARMDVSEIDYINAHGTATESNDLVETKAIKHLFGDHARRLAVSSTKPVTGHLLGAAGAIETVICALALKHQEIPPTINLTEPAEGCDLDYVLKRSRPYPIRAAMNLNSGFGGKNSCLILRAFPARA
- a CDS encoding response regulator, producing MRSPSPSDTTSKSSDLPAKRTLLIVDDEEGPRQSLRVVFKDDYHLLIANDGNTAMDMVKQNKVDAVVSDIRMFGMSGVELLGHLKAIDQHIEVILLTAYETADTLRQALRLGACDYLNKPFDIADIRTAVANAMERRSLSEQISRNSRQLQELQAELQNQKMMEEITRSRGEIYASIIHDINGPLTVISGFIQLMNQRIGTATRLEGEDLDNIKDRQKTITRQVTNCINISRRYLSFLRQQADGNATVAVNQILADLVELIGAHPSVQDNQFQIHPLPQDVIVRINGTDLIQILLNLMVNAFQSTPKNHRVDLRSLVLSEPLELSGFLDGPHDRLTNRETFKNVAPLLSLSVSDNGPGIPPEIVPKLFNAYFTTKALSQGTGLGLNIVQRLVKEAHGAIHVHTKVGEGTTFTLYLPVVQDSELPPAGL